A segment of the Ferviditalea candida genome:
TAGGGCAGTGAATGTACAGCATTCCATGACCCAGCATACAGGAGGCGCTTTTTGTTTTGCAAACCGCATTTTAATTCATTACAGGAATAGCTCCTTAAATGTTTCGAACAACTGAAATTGTGCGAACTCTATTTTACCGCATTAATTAAATCAGTGCTAAAGATTCATTGATTAGCAAGGAATTGAGTACTGGTGTGCTGGTAATTAGAAAGTTCCAAATCAGAAAAGGAGGATCCTATCTATGAAAAAAATGAAGAGGCTTGCCATTGAATGTTGCACTTTAGGCTCAGCGGTTCTATTGATTTTGGGAGGATTTATCTTATCTGACGATCCAGCGGAGGCGGCGTCTGGTGGTGTTGGCGTTACCGGAACAGTCAAAGGTCAATTTTCAGTGACGGTGAGTACAACCACTGCAGCATTGGCGGCGGATCCGGGTCTGTCGACAACAACCGCTACTGCCATTGTAGTGAATGTAAAGAGTACCAACGCCAATTATAATCTGACTGTCAGTGCGAGCGGAGACCTGGTGGATACGGTAACACCCACCAATACGTTGCCTATCGGGCGATTAGCATGGTCGGTCTCAGGGGCTAATACTTGGACGCCATTTACATTGACAGAGGCGACATTAGCTTCAGGGGCATTGAAAACAACGGGTTCGGGGACAGATTATTCGTATGACTATCAGTTCGCTCCTCTTGCAACTGATCCGGTGGGAGACTATACAACTAATATTACTTACACAGCCGTACAGATTTAATAGCACTCAATTAAGGTATAGAATGAGAAAAATAGTTGTTATTATGATTTTACTTTTACCGCTATACAGCTTCCGAACATCAGCTGAAGATCATCCGGAGACGAAGGATGATCTTCAGTTCAATAGCTCTACCGAATCCGTTTCTTCACTTGAAATCACCAGTTCTCCCAAAGTTGAATTGAAAACGAAGCCGAACTCCGTTAGCAGCGGTCAAGTCACGGTAAAAAACATTGGAAATACATCGGTTAACCTTCGAATATATGTTCAGGATTATTCCGTTGACGATGGCGAAGTACATTATTCGGACCCTGATCCAGATAAACCGTTTGCCAGCGCTGCTTGGTTTCGACTTTCCGATTCTGAAGCGGTATTAGCCCCTCAAGGGTATATAAACCTTACTTATACGGTGACAACTCCCCCTGATGCCTCCCCGGGAGCTCATTGGGCGGTTATCTTTTTTGAAACCGTTCAAGTCAATAAAAAGAAGGTTAACGGAGGAGCGCGTATCGGCGCTACTGTCATAAACACTGTCGGCGGGGAACTGATTTATAAAGCGAGTGTTGTTAATTATCAGATCGCCGAATGGTCCAAGCGAAAAATTCCTTATTCCTTTCAAGTAGAAAATCAGGGGAATGTGTTATTAAAAGTAAAGCCTTCGCTTACAGTTACTTCTTTGGGCGGCTCTGTCAATAATATTCCATTGAAAGAATTTACGGTTTATCCCAATGCGACTAACAGCGTTCAAGGAGCATGGACAAGTCCCAGTTCATTCGGTATTTATGATCTGAATTTCAAACTTGATTATTACGATTCAAAGTCAAGTGAGCACTTTCAACAAAAAGTTTACATCATCCCATGGCATTGGATTCTTTCGGGCATCGGAGTGATGCTGGTATTGTGGCTGCGCCTGCGCTTGATTGGATCAAGGAGACCAAGACCGGGCCGATCGAAACGACGGTTTTTTCCTTCTTCTATCAGTTCTCATTTGCAGCCCGGCGCGCCTGTGCGAGGAGCAGAAATTGATGTGTCTGTTCCCATATCAAGAAACCGAAAGAAATACATGAAAAAACCTCGTATGGTTTGGTGGGGATATCATTGCGGACAGGTGGACGGCTACTTGCACGAATTGGACGACGGTCTGCATGAGCTAATCGAAGAGCATCGACTCTTGAAGGAAAAACTGAACATGCATATCGATCCGACTCATGAAACATTGAATGTTCGGCTTGAAAGAAAGAAAGACACTCCGGAAGAAATGCAGCTTAAACAATTAAAGCGGCTTTTAAAACAATGGTTGGAAGAAAGTTAGTTGGTTTTTTCGGGGGGGGGGCTTAGTTATGAAATTTCGCCGTTCGTTAAGAGGTTATGATCCGCTGGATGTAACGACGCTGATTGAATCCAAACTTCAACAAATAGATGGAATGATAAAAGCAAACGAACAATTAAGAGATAAGCTCATGGAGTTCAATCATCTTAAAAAAGTCGCTGAAAAACAGACAAGCAAATATCTGGAAGGATCTCAATGGACGGTATAATCGCCATTGATGTTCAAGTGCGTTTGGAAGGATGTGAAGAAGCGGAAATGAGAGTATTTATAGTGGAAGACGTCGCTTTTATGCGGTTGATGCTTCGCAAAATATTAGAGTCGGCGGGACATGAAGTAGTGGGCGAAGCGGTGGACGGCAACGATGCGGTTAATAAATATATCAGATTGAAACCGGATCTGGTAACGATGGATATTATGATGCCGTTTAAAGATGGAATAGCGGCAACAAAAGCCATACGAGCAATGGATCCCCAAGCGAAGATCCTGATAGTATCGTCGATCGGTGAGAAAGCAATGGTAAAAGCAGCTGTTTTGTCCGGAGCTTTTGATTTTATAATCAAACCTGTGGACGAGGTTAAATTATTAAATGCTGTAGCTAAAGCGTCGCAGACGGTTTGCAAGTGACACGGAAATTGATGGAACAATATGACTTCTATAAAGAAACGATACGAATCAAGTGTTGAAAGGAAAATCAACTTAACCGGTCGTGAAAAAGAAATATTTACGGCTATTTCATTGTATGGATATAACAATAAAGAACTGGCGTGTGTTTTAAGACGAAATCCTCCAGAGAATTATTAGCTCTGATGCTGCGTGCATCATTGGCAATTGATTAAAATCCAGCTCATATCAAATAACTGTCATAGCATTGTTACCATGCTCAAATGCGTCGCATTTGGGTTTTTGTATTTTTACGTTGCAGATATTTTCATGTCTAAAACCAGCATCCGTTGGAAAAGATGAAAGACAGATAGAAAAATAGAGTGTTGCCGCGTGCGGTTAGTTGTTCCGTTGTTCCGCAGTGCGGTCTAATGCGGTAAAACAAGGGGGCAAAGCCGATGACACAGTCGAATCAGGCATATTCCTATTTGTTCGAACGTCCGCGAGATTTGATTGAGCAATTTATTCATCAGGCGGAAAAAGTAGTGGTAGGCAAGCGGGAAGTGATAGAAAAGGCGTTCATCGCCATATTGTGCGGGGGGCATATTCTATTGGAGGATGTTCCCGGAGTGGGAAAAACCCTTCTTGCCAAGACTTTGGCCGGAATCGTGGGATGTTCATTCAAAAGAATCCAGTTCACGCCGGATCTTATGCCCGGGGATGTGACCGGAGTCACCGTCTTCAATCAAAAGTCGACCGAGTTCGAATTCCGGCCCGGTCCGATCATGACGAATCTTGTGCTGGCCGATGAGATCAATCGAACTTCACCCCGCACGCAAGCGGCGCTGTTGGAAGCGATGGAAGAACGGAGCGTTACGGTGGACGGGCGGACATATCCGCTTCCGGAGCCCTTTATTCTGTTGGCTACGCAGAACCCGTTGGATTTTGAAGGGACGATGCCGCTTCCCGAAGCGCAGATGGACAGGTTTTTTATGAGGCTCCATATGGGATATCCCGACAAACGGCAGGAAGCGGCGATGCTGGGCAATCTGCATGGCAAGCATCCCATCGGCAGCATCAAGCCGGTTATTGTCAGCGAAGAATTGATTCTGCTGCAGAACGAGGTTCGTGATGTGCACGTGGACGATAGCTTAAAGCAGTACATTGTCAGCCTGGCACAAGCAACCCGGGAGGATCCGGATATCCTGCTTGGCGCCAGTCCGAGAGCTTCTTTCGCATTGATGCGGGCATCCCAGGCCCAAGCTTGGGTGCTCGGCAGAACGTATGTCATCCCCGATGATATCAAAATGATGCTGGAGCCCGTGTTGGCCCATCGTCTGGTGCTGAAGCCGGATGCGCGATTGGCGGGGAAATCCGTCGGTGAGATCCTGCAGTTCCTATCGGAAAATATTTCCGTTCCGCAAATCGGACAAACCGTTATCCGTGAAGACGCAGCAGCCGCGTCGGAGGGTGCGGCGGTCCGTAAAAAAGTGTTCTGGTGATCGGCATGCGAGGGAAATTTGCGTTTGTGTCGTTATTGTTCGTGTGGGCGGGAGCATTATTCTCAGCGCTGCTGAGCGGAGGCTTTTCGCCTTGGTTTTTGTTCTATTCCACTTCGGTAATTGTGCTTTACGCCATCGGTGTGCAGCTGTTTTTCCTGCAGCGGATTGAGGCGCGAAGACAGTTGGCGGGAAGCGGGTTTATGGCCGGTGAAGATGTAAAGGTCAGCTTGACCGTGACCTTTCGTTATCGGTTTCCGTTTGCCTGGCTGATCGTGCAGGATCAAATCCTGCAGGACGGGAAACCGGTTCCCGTAAATCACCGCCGAATGTTCATGCCCGGACTGGGAACAGCCGTCATTTATCAATATGCCATCCCTTCCATACCCAGAGGCAAGTATCGTTTTTCGTCCGTGGAAGTGTATGCGGGCGATTTGTTCGGCTTTGTGCAGAAAAGGGTGCGGATTCCTATGCCGCAGGAATTGACGGTATATCCCCGTCCGCTTGACCTGACGCGTTCCCTGACAGATCCTGCGGGCCGCTATGAAGGCGCCGCCTCAACTATGGTGCGGCTGCCGGAAGGCTCTGTGCAAATTTCCGGCATCCGGGATTATGTCTATGGGGACCGGATCAGCCGCATCGATTGGAAGGTCTCATCCCGCTCACTGGGGTTAAAGACAAAGGAAACCGCTCCCGGAATCAGCGAACGTCTGCTTGTCGTGCTGAACGCCGAGCGCAAATGCTATGAAGGAAACCGCGGGAGGGCAATGTTCGAAACAGCGGTCCGTGCGGCTGCAGGCATTGTAAGATCGGGAATTGACGAAAGCATGAAGGTTGGGCTGGTGCTAAGCGATAAAGGCTGTAGGAGCGTTCCGGCTTCCCGGCTGTTTGACGCCTCGGTACATTTTGACCGATTGGCGGCGGTCAAGGCCGATGGGGAGTTCTCGACCCTTCAAGTGCTGATGGAAGAAGAAAGCAAATATCCTTCCGGTTCCGGTGTGTCCGGCGTTTATATCACGCCTGTTCTGGATGAGGGGTTGGGAAAGCTGCTGGAGCAGCGGCGAACCATGCGCGGAAGATGGCATATCGTCTATGTGTTCGGATCGCCGACAGTCTCTTTGCGTGACCGGCAGTACTCGCAAGCGCTGCGCGCGTCCGGATTCGGCTTTTCGTGCATCGCGGCGGATTCTTCCGAATCATTCCAATCGCCGGAAGGAGGCGAAAAAATTGCTGGAGTTTCATGAGAGCCGAAAAGGCGGAATGCCTTCACCGGTTTCCCGGGCTTGGTCGATTGTGATTTCCGCAGGTCTGTTTCTGCTGATTGCGCAATGGCTCAGGCCGCTGGACGAAATACCGGAAATCACCGGCCTGTATGACATCCGGCCCATTCTCATCTCGATCGGCTTTTATTTGTTTGTGGATGCTTTGGCCATCCATCCCGCGGCGGGATGGACTTTGAAAACCGCCGCCAGCCTGGCGCTTGTCGGTTATTTGTTCGGCTATCAAGCATGGAGCGGGCAGTCGCTGAATTTGTATTTTGAGGTATTGGTCCGGGATGTCCGCCATCTGCTTCAAGGCGACCTTGTGGATTTAAGCGCGGAGAACCGGACGCTTATGTTTATGATCGGTCTCGCTTTGATTGTCTCCGTGCTGCATTCCCTGATCGAGCTCAATCAACGGGTATTGGGGCTGGTTCTGCTAACCGTTGTTTATTTGCTGGCGCTGCAATTTTGGCCTGGAATAGATACAGGTTGGGAAATAGTACAGACGCTGGCGGTCGGATTGATTTATTTATCGCTGTTGAATATTAACAGGGTGAAAAGAAAGTTTTCGATTGCGCGGATTAACCGGAACTGGCCGATTTTGTGGATACCGGGGAGTTTGTTCGTTGTATCGGCGGCACTGTCCCTCGGAATGGCATTGGCCGATCCGCATGCAGGGATGCCGGCTCCGTTTCAATGGACAGTCTCCATTCCTTGGCTGGATCGGTTTACTGCGGTTGGCAGCAAGCTGGCATCGCTTGGAGCCGACTCTTTCGGATCGGCCCCGGCCAGAACCGGCTACGGAAACGATGACTCCAGGCTTGGCGGCAGTCTGGTGCAGGATCAAGGCGTGGCTTTTATCGCCAAAACGGACCGACTTACCTATTGGA
Coding sequences within it:
- a CDS encoding response regulator, with the protein product MDGIIAIDVQVRLEGCEEAEMRVFIVEDVAFMRLMLRKILESAGHEVVGEAVDGNDAVNKYIRLKPDLVTMDIMMPFKDGIAATKAIRAMDPQAKILIVSSIGEKAMVKAAVLSGAFDFIIKPVDEVKLLNAVAKASQTVCK
- a CDS encoding AAA family ATPase, whose protein sequence is MTQSNQAYSYLFERPRDLIEQFIHQAEKVVVGKREVIEKAFIAILCGGHILLEDVPGVGKTLLAKTLAGIVGCSFKRIQFTPDLMPGDVTGVTVFNQKSTEFEFRPGPIMTNLVLADEINRTSPRTQAALLEAMEERSVTVDGRTYPLPEPFILLATQNPLDFEGTMPLPEAQMDRFFMRLHMGYPDKRQEAAMLGNLHGKHPIGSIKPVIVSEELILLQNEVRDVHVDDSLKQYIVSLAQATREDPDILLGASPRASFALMRASQAQAWVLGRTYVIPDDIKMMLEPVLAHRLVLKPDARLAGKSVGEILQFLSENISVPQIGQTVIREDAAAASEGAAVRKKVFW
- a CDS encoding DUF58 domain-containing protein, which gives rise to MSLLFVWAGALFSALLSGGFSPWFLFYSTSVIVLYAIGVQLFFLQRIEARRQLAGSGFMAGEDVKVSLTVTFRYRFPFAWLIVQDQILQDGKPVPVNHRRMFMPGLGTAVIYQYAIPSIPRGKYRFSSVEVYAGDLFGFVQKRVRIPMPQELTVYPRPLDLTRSLTDPAGRYEGAASTMVRLPEGSVQISGIRDYVYGDRISRIDWKVSSRSLGLKTKETAPGISERLLVVLNAERKCYEGNRGRAMFETAVRAAAGIVRSGIDESMKVGLVLSDKGCRSVPASRLFDASVHFDRLAAVKADGEFSTLQVLMEEESKYPSGSGVSGVYITPVLDEGLGKLLEQRRTMRGRWHIVYVFGSPTVSLRDRQYSQALRASGFGFSCIAADSSESFQSPEGGEKIAGVS